The Streptomyces collinus DNA segment TGGTGCTGCTGTTCCTCAAGGACCACCCCGAGGGCCACGAACCGGAGCCCCTCCCGCACCAGGGCGCGGCCTACGTACGGCGGCAGATCGCCGCCTCCTGGCGCGAGCCCGGGACGCGGCTCGGCCTCTGGGTGCACTTCACCACCCAGTTCCCGGCGATGGTGTTCCTGCTGCTGTGGGGCCTGCCGTTCCTCGTCGAGGCACAGGGGCTGTCCCGGGCGGTGGCCGGTGAACTGCTCACCCTCGTCGTCCTGTCGAACATGCTGGTCGGCCTGGTCTACGGCCAGATCGTCGCCCGGCACCACGGGGCGCGGCTGCCGCTCGCGCTCGGCGCGGTCGGCACGACGGCGGCCCTGTGGGCGGCGACTCTCGCCTACCCCGGCCCCCACGCCCCCATGTGGCTGCTGATCGTCCTGTGCACGGTGCTCGGGGCCTGCGGACCCGCGTCGATGATCGGCTTCGACTTCGCCCGCCCGGCCAACCCGCCAGAACGGCAGGGCACCGCCTCCGGCATCACCAACATGGGCGGCTTCGTCGCCTCCATGACCACGCTGTTCGCGATCGGCGTGCTCCTGGACGCCACCGGCGACGATTACTCCCTGGCCTTCTCGGTGGTGTTCGTCCTCCAGGCCGTCGGCGTCTCCCAGATCCTGCGGCTGCGCAGGCAGGCGGCACGGCGGGAACGGGAGCGGCTGGTGGCCAGCCGGGTGGAGACGGTGCACGTGCCCGTGTGACGTCCGTCAGGCGGTCGGTACGAGGGTGAGGTACGCGAGGCCGAGGATGCCGCGGTAGGTGAGCCACCGGGCGCGGTGCCGGTCGACGCGCTGCCGCGTCTCCTCCGCCAGGGGGTGACGGGGGTGCTCGGCGAGCCACACCTCGGTGTCCGCGAGGTACCCCGACTCGAACTGCTCCCACTCGTCGAGGCTCGCGGTCTCCGTCCACTCCGGCCGGAACCCGGCGTCGATCGCCATGCCGATGAGCGTCGCGAGGCCGGGGTGGTCCGTCAGGGCGGCGTCGGGCCACATGCGGGACAGCTCGTCGGGGGTGGGGGTGCGCTGCCAGAAGCCCTCGCCGAGCAGGACGCGGCCGCCGTCGGTGACCAGGCGGCGCAGTTCCCCGAGCGCCTCGGGGAGCCTGCCGCCGAGGGCCTGGCTCGACCCCACGCACAGGACGAGGTCGGCGGGGCCCCGGCTGGTTCCGGTGGCGGACTCCTCCACGAAACGGGCCCGGGACGCCAGTCCGCGGTCAGCGGCGGCCTTGCGTCCCCGGGCCAGGTCGTCGGCGTCCAGGTCGATGCCGGTGCCGGTCGCCTCCGGCGCGGTGGCCAGGACGCGGAGCATCAGTTCGCCCGCGCCGCAGCCGATGTCCAGGACCGTGGTGGGGCGGTGGCGGGTGAGGCGCTGTACGAGGTCGGCCGCCCTCGCCTCGGACAGCGGGCCGTGGAACGTGAGGCGGGTGCGGTGGGGTGGGGTCATGCCGGGGGACGCTACGGGGGTTGTGGGGCTGCGGCACGGGGTTTTTCGGTGCTCGGCGTTGGTGCTGGAGGCGGGTGGGTCCGCAGCCCGGCGTAGCGGGGTGCCGCTCTCCTTGGGACGGGTGCCGCCCCCAGCGGCACGCATGCCCGCAGCTGGGGCGGCCGCAGGCCCGCAGCGGGGCCTGGCCGTCCCTACTGCGTCACCTTGAAGTTGTTCAGGATCGCCGCTGTCAGCTCCGGGTCGCCCTCCGTCTTCAGGCGGTCGGAGACCGCCTCCGGCGTCACGCGGCCGCAGGCCAGGCGGACGTACGTCTCCCAGTCGAGGGTGAGGGTCGCGGCCGGGCCGAGGGCCGGGGCCGTCTCCAGGGTGCCGCGGCCCTGGATGTCGACGCGGATCGTGCGCAGGAACTCCACGGGCCCGTGCACGTCGAAGACGATCGCCGAGCTGCGCGGTGCCTGCGCGTCCTCGGCCACCACGCGCGGGAGTTCGCCGAGCAGCACGTCACGGGCCACCAGCGCGCCGGGGGAGTCGAGGTTGCCGGGCCGGCCGAGGGCCGTGCGCAGGTCCTGCTCGTGCACCCACACGTCGAACGCGTGCCGCCGCATCGACTCCCCCAGGGTGAGCTCGCTGCCGAGCGGCCCGCGCACCTTCGTGCCCGGGTCACGCGACTCGTTGCGCAGCTGCCGGTTGCGGCGGATGATCACGTACTCCAGCTCGGAGGTCATCTCCGGCGCCGTGTGGTGGCGGCGGACGTCGACCTGCATCTCCATGTAGCGCTGGTGCTCGTTGGTGACGTGGAAGAGGTCGCGCGGCAGGCTGTGGATGGGGCGCGGGTCGCCGAGCATCTCGCAGTCCAGACCGATGACATGGGAGACCACGTCCCGCACCGACCACCCGGGGCACGGCGTCCGCCGGTTCCATTCGGCCTCCGCGAGCGGCTGGAGCAGCTCGGATATCGCTTCGATGGAGTGGGTCCAGGCGTCGGCGTAGGGCTGGAGGGTGGGATGCAGACTCACGGAACGGGACCCCTCGGCGGTTCGGTCACGGGCAGGTGGTGGCGGCGTTGCCAGTGGGAGGTGGCGGCTGTCGGC contains these protein-coding regions:
- a CDS encoding SAM-dependent methyltransferase, which encodes MTPPHRTRLTFHGPLSEARAADLVQRLTRHRPTTVLDIGCGAGELMLRVLATAPEATGTGIDLDADDLARGRKAAADRGLASRARFVEESATGTSRGPADLVLCVGSSQALGGRLPEALGELRRLVTDGGRVLLGEGFWQRTPTPDELSRMWPDAALTDHPGLATLIGMAIDAGFRPEWTETASLDEWEQFESGYLADTEVWLAEHPRHPLAEETRQRVDRHRARWLTYRGILGLAYLTLVPTA
- a CDS encoding maleylpyruvate isomerase family mycothiol-dependent enzyme — protein: MSLHPTLQPYADAWTHSIEAISELLQPLAEAEWNRRTPCPGWSVRDVVSHVIGLDCEMLGDPRPIHSLPRDLFHVTNEHQRYMEMQVDVRRHHTAPEMTSELEYVIIRRNRQLRNESRDPGTKVRGPLGSELTLGESMRRHAFDVWVHEQDLRTALGRPGNLDSPGALVARDVLLGELPRVVAEDAQAPRSSAIVFDVHGPVEFLRTIRVDIQGRGTLETAPALGPAATLTLDWETYVRLACGRVTPEAVSDRLKTEGDPELTAAILNNFKVTQ
- a CDS encoding MFS transporter; its protein translation is MSAVAIPGDPPGGRRALAVWGTGVSVYFVAVIFRTSLGVAGLDAADRFHVNASALSTFSILQLLVYAGMQIPVGLLVDRLGTKKVLALGAVLFTAGQLGFAFSPTYGTALASRALLGCGDALTFISVLRLGSRWFPARRGPLVAQFAGLVGMAGNLVSTLVLARLLHGIGWMAAFAGSAAAGAVVLVLVLLFLKDHPEGHEPEPLPHQGAAYVRRQIAASWREPGTRLGLWVHFTTQFPAMVFLLLWGLPFLVEAQGLSRAVAGELLTLVVLSNMLVGLVYGQIVARHHGARLPLALGAVGTTAALWAATLAYPGPHAPMWLLIVLCTVLGACGPASMIGFDFARPANPPERQGTASGITNMGGFVASMTTLFAIGVLLDATGDDYSLAFSVVFVLQAVGVSQILRLRRQAARRERERLVASRVETVHVPV